In the genome of Raphanus sativus cultivar WK10039 chromosome 4, ASM80110v3, whole genome shotgun sequence, one region contains:
- the LOC108853430 gene encoding uncharacterized protein LOC108853430, giving the protein MVRRREGLTLPISSSSPSLPEPLVAPLALQKPKQRLSKQLSMRETPRDVAWEKRRRQMLKIQEKKQKGLSDSDCDSNDLTDEDLRELKGSIELGFGFKEEAGLKLCNTLPALDLYFAVNRQLSPLPSPSSSRSSNGGDGSLSSTSASSSSIPCSPRTDSDSLKILCPGDSPQQVKQRLRHWAQAVACSVMQSH; this is encoded by the exons ATGGTGAGGAGAAGAGAAGGCCTTACCTTACCAATCTCGTCTTCATCGCCATCACTTCCTGAGCCACTAGTGGCCCCATTAGCCTTGCAGAAACCTAAACAGCGGTTATCAAAGCAACTATCCATGCGCGAGACACCGAGAGATGTTGCTTGGGAGAAAAGGCGTCGTCAGATGTTGAAGATTcaagaaaagaaacagaaagGCCTCTCTGACAGCGATTGTGATTCGAACGATTTAACCGATGAAGATTTAAGGGAGCTCAAAGGGTCGATCGAGTTAGGGTTTGGTTTCAAGGAAGAAGCAGGACTAAAGTTGTGCAACACACTACCAGCATTAGATCTTTACTTTGCTGTGAATAGGCAGCTTTCGCCTCTCCCTTCACCTAGTAGCAGCCGTAGCAGCAATGGAGGAGATGGCTCTTTATCGTCTACATCTGCTTCCTCAAGCAGCATACCTTGTAGCCCAAGAACTGACTCGGATTCATTAAAGATCTTATGTCCAG GGGACAGTCCTCAACAAGTGAAACAAAGACTAAGGCATTGGGCACAAGCTGTTGCATGTTCTGTGATGCAGTCTCACTAA